The genomic stretch ccaaaatataactttttggtaaaaactcaactcgtcctgtttggaggacaaagaatgctgagttgcatccaaaggacaccatacctactgtgaagcatgggggtggaaacatcatgctttggggctgtttttctgcaaagggaccaggacgactgatccgtttaaaggaaagaatgaatggggccatgtatcgtgagattttgagtgaaaacctccttccatcagcaagggcattgaagatgaaacatggctgggtctttcagcatgacaatgatcccaaacacactgcccaggcaacgaaggagtggcttcgtaagaagcatttcaaggtcctggagtggcctagccagtctccagatctcaaccccatagaaaatctttggagggagttgaaagtccgtgttgcccagcaacagccccaaaacatcactgctctagaggagatctgcatggaggaatgggccaaataccagcaacagtgtgtgaaaactgaCTGAaaaaagacttacagaaaatgtttgatctctgtcattgccaacaaagggtatataacaaagtattgagaaacttttgttattgaccaaatacttattttccaccataatttgcaaataaattcattaaaaatgctacaaagtgattttctggattttttttctcattttgtctgtcatagttgaagtgtacctatgatgaaaatgacaggcctctctcatctttttaagtgggagaacttgcacaattagtggctgactaaatacttttttgtcccactgtaacTGCCTCAGTCTGATAGTTGATCCAGGGAGCTGGGAGGGTGAACACACTGGAACAAATCCACCACTAGAGGGAACGCTTGCCTCAGTATTCTCTGCTGGAGACCTCGCTGATGGAGTCGTGTTCAGAGTCACCTAGTGGCGCAGCACGGGAACAACaactccatccatccttccctttATTCTCTCCTCACTTCTTGGATTTCCTCCTCTGCATTCAACTGTTTGTTAGTCAGTGCACAAATATTGTTCATATTCTACATGTACAGAGACAGTCAAATAACATACATtatacatatttattttcaaCATCAGAAGGTACACAAAAGGAATGAAGTGCGTTCTATGATTTACTCGCTGTTCAAGCTTGTGTTGGTCAGGGAATTTGTCTGTTCTGTTTCGCCACGCACGGCATGTTAATAGAGACGTGCGAGCCGGGAGACTGAGCGGCAGAGATAAATCAACACAATTATTTCAGGAAATAATATTACACAGTTGTTTTACAAACACAACCAGATATAGTAGCATAATAAAGATTCCTCGCCGTCATCGCTCAGCATTTACTCCATGCTGCTGCTAGCATATCGACATGTACACACAACCCCTCAAATACAGTACGTTCATTGTAAAAATATAAAGTAGCAGTTGCATTTTGTGGTAACAACGTTTCCCGTGTGCCTCAACTGTCACAAAGGTCTGGTTATTTGAAAAAGTGCAAGTTTTGACTTGAAAAGCCTACTGTCATACTGAATgcccagtgctctctctctctctctctctctctctctctctctctctctctctctctctctctcacacacacacacattcaagttGATATAATCCTCACAAACAATTTTGCAGATGTAAAAATGGCGAAAGTTACTCAAGAAGAAAATGTTGTTGGATGAAGATGAAGAGACAAACAGGTGCAGTGTAGTGCAGGAAACAGACAAGGGACATGTACATCATTCAGACAACTACACACAATAGGAGTTACGGTGCAGGAGATTCATGAATAATTTCATACACAAACCATATGCCAACAAACAAGTCAGCGTTGTTTATATTTGACTTAGTGGGAAAGAGATGAAATATAGACACTTTGGAATACACAAAGGTGTCTCTCTATTCAGTCTCTCTAGAATCAACCTTTATGAGATCTCACATTCTAAAGACGACTGCTTTCAGATGATTCCCCTAAAGGTGTCTCTCTATTCAGTCTCTCTAGAATCAACCTTTATGAGATCTCACATTCTAAAGACGACTGCTTTCAGATGATTCCCCTCAAGGTGACTATCGGGAAATGTCTTTAaggtgacaggagagaccagataAGTAACTCATGATAAGTTCTCTACTGATATACACTGAAGAGAGGGACTTTCCATTATGTCACATTCATGCTCCTTTTGCAACACAAAAACCAGGCTTTAATAAAGAGGTGAGAAAAAGCTACGTGATTCTGGAGAATGAAAACACCTAGTTATTTTCTGCAGCAAATGACGAACTGGATTTCAGACATTAAGACCCTTAGCTATGACTATTTAATGATTGCGTTGGTCATTGTATTGTTGTTATTACGCACAGTAACAACCGATAAATGATTCATTGATCTATGCTAAAGACACTATGAAAACAACGTGTGTAAATTAATAAATTAGGGAGAAAAGAGGCTCAGAGGAAAACTTGACTGAAGAGCCACAGTGCAAATAGTAGAAAGCAGCAAACTATCCTGTCTGTTATATTGCACAGCTGAACTGAGAGTTGATATAGTATTTGAACCCACGTATGATTCATATCACATGTCATATCACCAATCATTTTATCATTACAGAACACTGGAGGTTGATTCCACATCAAAATATCATGTATCATGTCCAAATTAAACAAACAACGTAATACGACTGTGTAGATAAACATCATACCTACCTATTTGAATGTCACTCAAATATTCTGGGTATCTTCCCTGCACATTTCCTCCTGAGACAGTTTCTGTAGCAGAAGTGCTCCTTTGGTCAAATGTCTGTTTATCCTTCATTGCACACGTCTCAACAAGTCATTTTTTGTCTCATCCTCAGCTCTCTGCTGGAACTGTCCATCTCTTGGTGTTCCTTTCCTATTACCTCGTTAAAAAAGTCACGTGTTCATACAATCTCATGTGTAATTATCTGTCTAGGTGACTGTCCCACAGCCCAACTGAGGTACACGTATGGGTGAGGTGTGCAGAGTAGAACCACTACCTCAGCCTCCCATTTGGTTCTctacacaaacaaaaacatgGGCTCAGGTAAAAGTACAAAATAATGCTGGCAAGGCGAAAGGGGTGTAGATCTAGTACTAAATCCAGCGCAAAACGTGCAAAAAACAAATGGAAGACCTCACTTCAAGACCTACAAGtaggtatatacagttgaagtcggaagtttacatacacattagccaaatacatttaaacatttacatttctgacatttaatcctaataaaaattccctgtcttaggtcagttaggtacaccactttattttaagaatgtgaaatgtcacaataatagcAGATATAATTATTtcgttcagcttttatttctttcatcacattcccagtgagtcagaagtttgcatacactcaattagtatttggtagcattgcctttaaattgtttaacttgggtcaaacgtttcgagtagccttccacaagcttcccacaataagttgggggacttttagcccattcctcctgacagagctggtgtaacagagtcaggtttgtagacctccttgctcgcacatgcattttcagttctgcccacacattttctataggattgaggtcagggctttgtgatggccactccaataccttgactttgttgtccttaagccattttgccacaactttggaagtatgcctggggtcattgtccatttggaagacccatttgcgaccaagctttaacttcctgactgaattcttgagatgttgcttcaatttatccccctaattttccgtcctcatgatgccatctattttgtgaagtgcaccagtccctcctgcagcaaagcacccccacaacatgatgctgccaccccagtgcttcacggttaggatggtgttcttcggcttgcaagcctccccctttttcctccaaacttaatgatggtcattatgggaaaacagttctatttttgtttcatcagaccagaggacatttctccaaaaagtacgatctttgtccccatctgtagttgcaaactgtagtctggcttttttatggcggttttggaacagtggcttcttccttgctgagtggcctttcaggttatgtcgatatatatatattttttactgtgGAGATAGAGACATTTGTACCATCTTCagaaggttctttgctgttgttctgggattgatttgcacttttcgcaccaaagtacattcatttctaggagacagaactcatctccttcctgagcggtatgacggctgcgtggtcccatggtgtttatacttgcatactattgtttgtacagatgaacgtggtaccttcaggcatttggaaattgctcccaaggatgaaccagacttgaatGAACCAAAAATTCtgaggctgatttctttagatttcccataatgtcaagcaaagaggcactgagtttgaaggtaggccttgaaatacatccacaggtacacctccaattgactcaaatgatgtcaattaacctatcagaagcttttaaagccatgacataattttctggaattttccaagctgtttaaaggcacagtcaacttagtgtatgtaaacttctgacccagtggaattgtgatacagtgaattataagtgaaatagtctgtctgtaaacaaaaaaatgacttgtgtcatgcacaaagaagatgtcctaaccgacttgccaaaactatagtttgttagcaagaaatttgtggagtggttgaaaaactagttttaatgactctaagtgtgtgtaaacttccgacttcaactatatgcaTGGAGGGGTTGGGAAGGGTCTGAGGGTGCCATCCCTTTGCCTCAGATTCCTGACTCACTTTTATATGTCAGTGGATCACGAGTAATGGTCGTCTGTAGAATGTCAAAATCCATCTGATTGTCCAAAACACACAGCATGTTGCTGCCGGATGTCATTGTGGCTGTGTCCTGAAACAAATGATGAAAGTCTACAGAAACTgaattcctcctttcctcccccctgTCTTTTCCCTTTTGCCTATCCAGTTCATCCTCGTCCTCTCCACAGCTCAGTGCTACCTCATTCTCATAGCAGAAGGCGCTGGGGGAGTGGGGGGTTACGAGGTGCTGGGTGATTCTGGGGCTGGTTGGGAATAGTGAGTGGGAGGAGGCGGATGAGGCAGGCCGGCTGGCCGTCTCACTGAGCTCCTTGGCGCTGCAGTGGGGTGTGGAGGGCACCTCGTAGGTCTTGTGGAAGCGAGCATAGTCCACCTGATACTTGGTTCGGTCCTCAAAGATCACAGGCTCAAacctatgcccccataggatctCCTTGGCCAGATAGGAGCTGCGGGCCTGGGTGGTCATGGCGGTGGCCTCCACCATGCCCTCCAAGATCACTACGATCTCAAAGTCATCAGACTCCAGATCAGCCCGGCTCACAGTATACAGGGGGCTGTCCTCGTCGATCTCATGGACGATAACTAGAGGAGAAACCAGAAAGAGTCTGTCTATGCCTTCGTCGTAGCCTACGTTGAGATCCCTCTGCTCTAGAGGGATAAACTCTCCCTCTGCCGTGACGTAGGGTCGAATGAGCTGTGCCCGCACATGGGCCTCCACGATGTGGCTCTTGCGCAGGTTACCCACCCGCCACATTAGGCACAGCTTGCCATCGCGCAGGGAAATCACAGCGTTTTTCGAGAACAGCAGGGTCTGGTTCCTCTTCTTAGGGCGTGCCATTTTGACCATGATTGTGCCAAGCATGAAGGAGTCAATGATGCATCCCACTATGGACTGGACCACCACTGTGATCACTGCCACAGGGCACTCCTCAGTGACACAGCGCCACCCATAACCAATGGTGGTCTGGGTCTCGACGGAGAATAGGAAGGCTCCGACGAAGCCCTCCACATGAAGGAGGCATGGCTGCCACGTTTTCTGCACCCCTTCAACTTCACCAACCCCAAGCCCATTCCCTTCCAACCCTGAAGAGGAACTCATTCCAGGGTGCTCATCAAAATCCCCATGGGCTCTGGAAACTGAATAGAAGATTATTCCAAAAAACATCCAAGAGGACAGGAAGGTCGAGCAGAAGAGGAGTAGTAAGTATCTCCAGCGGATGTCCACGCAGGTGGTAAAGATGTCGGCCAGGTAACGTTGTGATTTCTCCTCCATGTTAGAGAACACCACGTTGCAATGCCCATTTTTCTTGACGAAGCGACTTCTTAGTTGGCTCGATCCTGTAGTAGAGATCTTTCCGTTGTAATTGT from Oncorhynchus tshawytscha isolate Ot180627B linkage group LG09, Otsh_v2.0, whole genome shotgun sequence encodes the following:
- the LOC112258768 gene encoding inward rectifier potassium channel 4-like isoform X1, with translation MITGAMGTARANRYNFAAPDEEGLKISTLGLHNGHSSPNSRFLSPSGTSGGDRISGATGRRMNNYNGKISTTGSSQLRSRFVKKNGHCNVVFSNMEEKSQRYLADIFTTCVDIRWRYLLLLFCSTFLSSWMFFGIIFYSVSRAHGDFDEHPGMSSSSGLEGNGLGVGEVEGVQKTWQPCLLHVEGFVGAFLFSVETQTTIGYGWRCVTEECPVAVITVVVQSIVGCIIDSFMLGTIMVKMARPKKRNQTLLFSKNAVISLRDGKLCLMWRVGNLRKSHIVEAHVRAQLIRPYVTAEGEFIPLEQRDLNVGYDEGIDRLFLVSPLVIVHEIDEDSPLYTVSRADLESDDFEIVVILEGMVEATAMTTQARSSYLAKEILWGHRFEPVIFEDRTKYQVDYARFHKTYEVPSTPHCSAKELSETASRPASSASSHSLFPTSPRITQHLVTPHSPSAFCYENEVALSCGEDEDELDRQKGKDRGEERRNSVSVDFHHLFQDTATMTSGSNMLCVLDNQMDFDILQTTITRDPLTYKSESGI
- the LOC112258768 gene encoding inward rectifier potassium channel 4-like isoform X2, with amino-acid sequence MNNYNGKISTTGSSQLRSRFVKKNGHCNVVFSNMEEKSQRYLADIFTTCVDIRWRYLLLLFCSTFLSSWMFFGIIFYSVSRAHGDFDEHPGMSSSSGLEGNGLGVGEVEGVQKTWQPCLLHVEGFVGAFLFSVETQTTIGYGWRCVTEECPVAVITVVVQSIVGCIIDSFMLGTIMVKMARPKKRNQTLLFSKNAVISLRDGKLCLMWRVGNLRKSHIVEAHVRAQLIRPYVTAEGEFIPLEQRDLNVGYDEGIDRLFLVSPLVIVHEIDEDSPLYTVSRADLESDDFEIVVILEGMVEATAMTTQARSSYLAKEILWGHRFEPVIFEDRTKYQVDYARFHKTYEVPSTPHCSAKELSETASRPASSASSHSLFPTSPRITQHLVTPHSPSAFCYENEVALSCGEDEDELDRQKGKDRGEERRNSVSVDFHHLFQDTATMTSGSNMLCVLDNQMDFDILQTTITRDPLTYKSESGI